From one Magnolia sinica isolate HGM2019 chromosome 18, MsV1, whole genome shotgun sequence genomic stretch:
- the LOC131233688 gene encoding COBRA-like protein 1, whose product MDPNANITIKWDVMEFHDDVYTALVTIYNNQLYRHVERPGWKLGWAWEKDQVIWNMWGAEATEQGNCSKFKGNIPHCCEKEPVIIDLLPDTPYNQQEKNCCKGGVLSSMTQDPTNSVASFRLVVGNAISNGGSINMPTNFSLGLPGYTCGPPVSVRPTKFPEDKGRRWSQAISTWNITCAYSQFRAAMGPTCCVSLSSFYNSTIIPCPRCSCSCQGSMSTTKCVMPNESPSLLRMPQDENDAVAPVVMCTRHMCPIRVHWHVKVSYKEYWRVKVTVTNFNYVKNYSEWNLVVQHPNLQGVTQVFSFNYKPLHQYGPVNDTGMFWGIDHYNNMLLQSGELGNVQTEILLRKDPGLFTFNEGWAFPRKISFNGDECVMPPPDAYPSLPNASPSHFLSISFIDECLAWIFCILHTFYATEIGRFSVVHVLMRVLRQLSNE is encoded by the exons ATGGACCCAAATGCGAACATAACCATTAAGTGGGATGTCATGGAATTTCATGATGACGTTTACACG GCCTTGGTGACCATCTACAACAACCAGCTGTACCGACACGTGGAACGGCCTGGATGGAAGCTTGGCTGGGCCTGGGAAAAGGACCAGGTGATATGGAACATGTGGGGTGCAGAGGCCACAGAGCAAGGCAACTGCTCCAAGTTCAAAGGCAACATTCCTCATTGCTGCGAGAAGGAGCCGGTCATCATCGACCTATTGCCAGACACGCCATATAACCAACAGGAGAAGAACTGCTGCAAGGGAGGAGTGCTGTCGTCCATGACCCAAGACCCAACCAACTCTGTCGCGTCTTTCAGACTCGTTGTGGGGAATGCCATCTCCAACGGCGGTTCAATCAACATGCCCACTAATTTCAGTTTGGGCCTTCCAGGGTATACATGTGGGCCCCCTGTCAGTGTACGGCCCACAAAATTTCCTGAAGACAAAGGCCGCAGATGGAGTCAGGCTATTT CGACGTGGAACATTACATGTGCCTACTCACAATTCAGGGcggcgatgggccccacatgctgcgtCTCGCTATCGTCCTTCTACAATAGCACAATCATCCCGTGCCCGCGATGCAGTTGCTCCTGCCAAGGATCCATGTCCACCACAAAATGTGTCAT GCCCAATGAGTCGCCGTCGCTGTTACGGATGCCGCAAGATGAGAACGATGCTGTTGCGCCTGTAGTGATGTGCACACGGCACATGTGCCCCATCAGAGTGCATTGGCACGTGAAGGTGAGTTACAAGGAGTATTGGAGGGTGAAGGTAACAGTCACAAACTTCAACTATGTGAAAAACTACAGCGAGTGGAACCTCGTGGTGCAACACCCCAACTTGCAGGGTGTGACACAGGTCTTCAGCTTCAACTACAAGCCTCTGCACCAGTATGGCCCAGTCA ATGATACTGGAATGTTTTGGGGGATCGATCACTACAATAACATGCTACTGCAGTCAGGGGAGCTGGGAAATGTCCAGACGGAAATATTGCTGAGAAAGGATCCAGGCCTATTCACATTCAATGAAGGATGGGCATTTCCAAGGAAAATTTCCTTCAATGGGGATGAATGTGTAATGCCTCCACCAGATGCATATCCAAGTCTTCCTAATGCCAGCCCTTCACATTTTCTATCAATATCTT TCATTGATGAATGCTTGGCTTGGATCTTTTGCATCCTCCACACTTTTTATGCAACTGAGATTGGAAGGTTTTCTGTTGTTCATGTGTTGATGAGGGTACTAAGACAGCTTTCGAATGAGTGA